The DNA sequence ATTCTAAACGAAGTAGAGCCTTGTATTGTACTAGCTACCGCTGGTATGCTAAATGGTGGTCCAGTAATGGAATATCTGAAAGCATGGTGTTCGGAGCCAAAAAATATGCTTGTTTTCGTTGGATATCAAGCTGAGGGTACGCTTGGCAGAAGAATTCAAAAAGGCTTGAGGGAATTACAGTATTCTCATCAATGTAAGACTACAACTTTAAAAATAGAAATGCAGATAGAGACTTGCGATGGTTTCTCAGGCCATAGCGACAGGCGTCAGCTATTGAGCTATGTACATCATTTGGAGCCTAAGCCGGAACGTATAATTATAGCTCACGGTGAATATCAAAAATGCATTGATTTAGCAAGTACAATTTATAAAAAGTACGGTTTGGATACTAGAGCGCCAATGAATCTGGAAACGGTGAGAATCAAATGAAATATTAAAATGCGCGCTCACATTTTAATTTGTATTCTTTGCATAGAGCATTTAGTTCTAAATAAATTTTTTCAAAATAATCGTTAGGTAAAAACAATATCTTTTTGTATTCTGGTATTAAATTTGGATTGTAGGAGCTTAGAAACTTTTTTATTCTATTCCAAACACCTTTTTTCAATCTCAATCTATCTACAATTATTCTTTTAGTACCAGTAACTGCAATTTTATTGATTAGCAGTTCTAAGTTACTGTTGGTTATATACGGCATTACAGGTCCTATAAAAGCCCATGTGTCTACGTTTGCTTGCGCAAATTTTTCTAATATTTCAAATCTTTCTTTTACAGAGCTTGAGTAAGGCTCATATTTTTTTATTAGCTCATTATCGAGCGTTGTTATTGTAACCCCAACATCTTTAACAGAAAATTTTTTGATTAGCTCTAAATCTCTGAGTATAAGCGAAGATTTGGTCTGAATAGAAATAGGGAACTCGTATTTTAGTAGCTGGTGTAGGCATTTCTTTGTAACCTTGTATTTCATTTCTATAGCCTGATAAGCATCTGTAACTGTGCCTATACCAACAACGCCTCTCTTTTTAATTTCCAACTCTTTGG is a window from the Candidatus Thermoplasmatota archaeon genome containing:
- a CDS encoding radical SAM protein; protein product: MKLTEIYCKTALSKSLLPGLDYALNPYRGCEHACVYCYAPSVLRESRLWGSFVDVKVNIPNVLAKELEIKKRGVVGIGTVTDAYQAIEMKYKVTKKCLHQLLKYEFPISIQTKSSLILRDLELIKKFSVKDVGVTITTLDNELIKKYEPYSSSVKERFEILEKFAQANVDTWAFIGPVMPYITNSNLELLINKIAVTGTKRIIVDRLRLKKGVWNRIKKFLSSYNPNLIPEYKKILFLPNDYFEKIYLELNALCKEYKLKCERAF